The DNA sequence TGGCCTCGGTTCTCGTCTTCTGTCAAAATCTGGTGGCGGTCGTAATCTCGAAGTTTACCGGACTTCATCCGTTGCTGGGGTTATTGGCAGGTTCTGTCACCATGTCGGGTGGTCATGGAACCGGTGCTACTTTCGCTAAGACCTTTACCACCCAATATGGTTTGGTCGGTGCTATGGAGCTCGCCATGGCAGCTGCGACCTTCGGCTTGGTCGTGGGATCGATAATCGGTGGTCCGGTAGCCAGAAGATTGATAAGAAAATACGACCTTAAGCCTCATATGGACGACGAAAGCGACGGTGTTCATGGGGAGAGCGGACCTCTTGATTCCAGCGGGGATCATAGTGGGGTTACGGTTAACGACGTATTGCTTACCATCCTTCAGATATCGGTGGCTATGTACCTTGGTTCTCTGGCTTATGCCAGGTTGATGGGGATGGGGGTAACCCTTCCGACCTATTTATGTGCTCTTTTTGTGGGTATAATAATTCGAAATGTATCCGATTTCTCGGGAACGTTCAAGGTTCACCTTAAGTGCGTCGATTACATAGGGGCAGTCGCCCTGTCGCTGTTTTTGGCCATGGCCTTGATGTCCCTAAAGCTGTGGCAGCTTATGGACTTGGCCGGTCCTATGGTGGCTATTCTGCTGGGAGAGATGCTCCTTATGGCCTCTTTCTCGTACTTCATTACATTTCGCCTCATGGGCAAGGATTTTGAAGCGGCCATCATGGCCGGTGGACACTGTGGTTTTGGGATGGGGGCCACTCCCAATGCCGTAGCCAACATGGAAGCGCTTTGCTCAAACTACGGTCCCGCCCCGAGGGCTTTCTTCGTGATACCGATAGTCGGAGCGTTTTTTATCGATATAGTAAATGCCTTCGTGATCCAGGGTTTTGCCATCTTTCTATCTTAACTTTTGAGGGTAAGCCCTCTTGGGGCTGGACAGATTAGCAGTTCTGTGGTAAAAAATAAGCCTGCGTGCCGGAGTGGCGGAATGGTAGACGCAGCGGACTCAAAATCCGCCGGGGGCAACCCTGTGGGAGTTCGAGTCTCCCCTCCGGCACCAATTACAGCCATACCAAGGCTTCACAGCTATGTGGGAGTTATCTGTAAAAACTATACACAACGGATTGAAAGTTATTTGTGTATGGTCACAGAATGAAACATCGAAATAGGGCGTGACATACCGTCGGTTTTTATCGACAAAAAGTCCAACATAAGCCCCATCTTAACCCTGTCGCCACAGGGTTAAGGTGGGGCTTTTGTCGTACCCTCATTGTAACTATTTTTTCCCTCCTCACCGCATCACATGGAAGGGCGACGACGGAATCACGAGATCCCCTTTTCGAGAGGATAAGAACCCTTCGTTTTCCGTGAGTCTTGAAGGCCGTTGTTTCAATGACTTCGCCACCGGTGATAAAGGCACTCTTTCGGAACTGGCAGAACGCCTTGGAGAGAATCCCCCGCCGTGGGACGGACCAGGGATAAGGGCCCTGGGCATATCCGGCAGGACGAAAAAGGCCGATAGGCCTCGGATACTCGATGCGGTGAGATCCGGAGAGACCAAGGTACTGGTGGCGGTGAACGTGGCGGATGAAGGACTATACCTCCCGGAGCTGTTGGCGTATGGCGGCGGCTGTGTGAAGGGGCGCAGAGGCCGTCATGGCTGTAGTCGGCATAGATCCCGGTCTAAAAGGAGCAGTGGCCGTCCTTGGCGACCAGGTGGACGTTATCGATATGCCTACACGAGGGAAGGATATAGATGGTTCCTCCCTTGCGGCCTACCTCTCCCGGGCGTCTCCTGGCCTGGCGATGGGTGTGAAGAGGTAGGCTGAGCCCTATTGAAATAGCGGAGGCCCGGAGTCCTGCGCACCAGGCCTCTCTATCACTTTTTGTACACGTCTCCCCTGTGGCCTATGCGGACCACCAGGATAGTGACTTTATTGTCTTCGTTCGAGCATATCAGACGGTAATCACCGACCCTGTAACGCCAAAAGGCTCCAAGAGGTCCCTTAAGAGGCTTGCCTGAGGTTCCGGGGTTGTCTTGTACGGCTATACGTTCCTCCATATAATCTACAATTCTCTTAGCTTCCTTCTTGTCGATACGCTTCAGGTCCTTTACTGCGGCAAGGTCGTACTCAATTGTCCAGGCCAAGCTCACGCCTCATTTCTTCTGAACTTAGCGGCTTAGCCCCTTTTTTCCTGCTTAGGGCCATAGCTTCGACCGCAAGGTAATAGTCCTCCATGTCGTCGAGGTTCTCCTCTATCAACTTTCGGACATAGAAGGCTTTGGTTCTCCCTGTCGCCTTGGAGAGACGGTCAAGTCTTTTCCCTGTCTCTTCATCGAGACGGATGGATAACGGTGTAGGCATGAAAGCAACCCCCTTTTCTTGTAGTCTATGTAGTTATCGTAGCACAGAGTCAAGAAAGGTCAAGAAGGCTTTTTTCGGCTTTTCGTGCCTGATAACGCTGGATAGCCAAGGCCCCGCAAGGATCGTGATTATGGAGGAGGTAAGGGCATTACTCAAGACGTCGACGTCAGCCCTGGGGCAGTGATAACGGCACTGCTTAAAGCAGGTTCTGATCCAAAAGCAAGAGACGAGTGGGGAAGTTTACCTATTGACCTTGCTAAAGAAAACGAGCACTTACGGGGCACAGACGTTGCATAGTTCACTTCTCGTGCCGTCCCGAAGGGGAAGGCACGAGAAGTAAGCCTGATATTTTAAGATTGTCCAGGAAGGCTACGAGGAGACCCTGAGCTACTTCCATTTTCCCTCGGAACATTGGAAGCGGCTCAGAACCAACAATTCGCTGGAACGACTGAACCGAGAGATCCGTCGAAGGACAAAGGTCGTAGGCAACTTCCCCGACGGGGAATCGGCCCTGATGCTGGTATCAGCCAGAGTCAGGCATGTAGCTTCCACCAAGTGGGGTAATAGAGCCTACATGAACATGGAGCATCTCAGAGAACAGATACTGGAGCAGCAAGATAACGCTGTCGTAAGCTGACACAGAAAGCCTTAAAAACCGAACATGGCCCTATATGGGTCTGCTGACTCAAATATTAATGTGCGAAACATACTGGACAGTACCGCCCATCCCCGTCTCACACATCCAGTTTCACACCGTTTTCCTTGAGCCACTGCTTGCGCGATTCATACTGAGGCATGACGGCACGGAGGAGATTCCAGAAGCGGGTAGAGTGGGGCGTTTCGAGGAGATGACACAGCTCGTGGGCCACGATATAGTCCAGGACCGGCGAAGGGGCCATGACGCTTCTCCAGTTGAACAGGAGGGTCCCGTCAGGAGTGCAGGAGCCCCAACGTTTCTTCTGGTCCCGGATGCGCACCCCTGCCGGTGTAACGTTCAACCTGGGCGAGAAGTAGCGTACCCGCGCGGTGGTCTGCGTCGCGGCCTTTTCCCGGTACCAGGCGATCAGGCAGTCACGTAGGAGGGATGGATCGGCCGAACGGCTGCGGATGCGAAAGACGCCGTGGTCCAGCTTGACGGTGGGTTTCGCGAACGTTTCGTCGATCCCGATGTCGAGGCGATAGTTCCGTCCCAGGTAGAGCAGGGATTCGCCGCTGACCAGTTCCCGAGCGACGGGCTGGAAGCGGACGGCCTTCATGTCGTAGAGCTGGCGGGTGATCCACTCCGCCTTTTTGGACACCAGGGCGATCAGTTCCCCGTCGGAGCGGCCTTCCGGTGCGGTTACGATGACCCTGCCGGGAGCTTCGACGGCGATCTCGACGGTTTTTCGACGTCCCGAATAGACGGGGTGGAACCGGATCACCGTGTCTCCATAGGGGAAGGAGAGAGTGCGGGCCACGACCGCTTCCCCTACTTCCGGAAATGCTTCCGGGCCAGGTCCAGTAGCTCGGCCGCCAGGGATTTGCGCTGTCCCAAGGGGAGAATCCGGTGGTAACGTATATTCATCAGATGAAGGAGCGCTCGCTCCACCAGTCCGACCTTGGTTGTGTTGCCCGTCCAGTCGATGACGGCATTTTTTTCGATAGTCCGCTGAGCCTCCAGCGTCATTTCACGAGCTAGACCGTCACAGTCCACCGTCTCCATGTCTTCGGCACGGGACCCCGATGGCGATGCGACGCGCTGCCCCCGGTCCTGAGCCCTGACCGCTGCCTTTTCCAGCCGATCCCGGATGGCTGCGTAGAGGGCGTATTCGCGAACGTCGAAGCCGAGCTTTTCCGCCTCGGACTGTTCTCCGGAACGGATTTCCTCGTGCAGCTTTTCGAGCTGTTCCCTTCGGCGTTCCCATTCCCCTTCGGTCTGTT is a window from the Dethiosulfovibrio russensis genome containing:
- the relB gene encoding type II toxin-antitoxin system RelB family antitoxin, with product MPTPLSIRLDEETGKRLDRLSKATGRTKAFYVRKLIEENLDDMEDYYLAVEAMALSRKKGAKPLSSEEMRRELGLDN
- a CDS encoding type II toxin-antitoxin system RelE family toxin, which produces MAWTIEYDLAAVKDLKRIDKKEAKRIVDYMEERIAVQDNPGTSGKPLKGPLGAFWRYRVGDYRLICSNEDNKVTILVVRIGHRGDVYKK
- a CDS encoding helicase-related protein; translation: MSLEGRCFNDFATGDKGTLSELAERLGENPPPWDGPGIRALGISGRTKKADRPRILDAVRSGETKVLVAVNVADEGLYLPELLAYGGGCVKGRRGRHGCSRHRSRSKRSSGRPWRPGGRYRYAYTREGYRWFLPCGLPLPGVSWPGDGCEEVG
- the gltS gene encoding sodium/glutamate symporter, coding for MTLELDLIGTVAVASIVLWCGLFLRRKIDVLREYNIPAPVIGGIIFALLRWGLMGKIDFSFDMTLQSPLMIAFFTTVGLGASLKLLKKGGPQVLLFLGLASVLVFCQNLVAVVISKFTGLHPLLGLLAGSVTMSGGHGTGATFAKTFTTQYGLVGAMELAMAAATFGLVVGSIIGGPVARRLIRKYDLKPHMDDESDGVHGESGPLDSSGDHSGVTVNDVLLTILQISVAMYLGSLAYARLMGMGVTLPTYLCALFVGIIIRNVSDFSGTFKVHLKCVDYIGAVALSLFLAMALMSLKLWQLMDLAGPMVAILLGEMLLMASFSYFITFRLMGKDFEAAIMAGGHCGFGMGATPNAVANMEALCSNYGPAPRAFFVIPIVGAFFIDIVNAFVIQGFAIFLS
- a CDS encoding M48 family metallopeptidase, whose product is MARTLSFPYGDTVIRFHPVYSGRRKTVEIAVEAPGRVIVTAPEGRSDGELIALVSKKAEWITRQLYDMKAVRFQPVARELVSGESLLYLGRNYRLDIGIDETFAKPTVKLDHGVFRIRSRSADPSLLRDCLIAWYREKAATQTTARVRYFSPRLNVTPAGVRIRDQKKRWGSCTPDGTLLFNWRSVMAPSPVLDYIVAHELCHLLETPHSTRFWNLLRAVMPQYESRKQWLKENGVKLDV